In Anopheles cruzii chromosome X, idAnoCruzAS_RS32_06, whole genome shotgun sequence, one genomic interval encodes:
- the LOC128274161 gene encoding transcription factor kayak isoform X2 encodes MDVNEFANFLARELLLEQFAPFEGIGVHSGVPTRTTSTLTPTTLKNIEQSVMGITNDNQIHLPYQAGFVPPPYPLEEHSQDREASQESCSSNSNTSWPVSGSHGYGADDLDSKSSTSLDPPPLTSSSSSHGGGGHHGSFAAGAGTGDTASSRTLKGSGAAGATASGTRGSGRRNVGGRRPHKPSNLSPEEEEKRRVRRERNKQAAARCRRRREDHTNELVDETDQLEQRRQTLQKEIQELQQEKDELEFLLETHREHCRLQGRRSPLDMKPTGLIDGNTNAALLLPIIKTEPEEELSQQQPTPPQQQQLKLAPNDAQNEAHPFQGVPPGKKLKLSNVIADSLNTPPTVSLSLSRPGSLNVKPEEFQLGGVSGGTPSSGLFNFESLMQGGTGLTPIAAPISFSANRNPLELITPTSTEPSKLFSL; translated from the exons ATGGATGTCAACGAGTTTGCGAACTTCTTGGCCCGTGAACTGTTACTGGAACAG TTTGCACCGTTCGAGGGCATCGGGGTGCACAGCGGAGTGCCGACACGCACCACGTCCACGCTCACCCCGACCACACTGAAGAATATCGAGCAGAGCGTCATGGGGATAACGAACGACAACCAGATCCACCTACCGTACCAGGCGGGTTTCGTGCCACCGCCGTACCCGCTCGAGGAACACAGCCAGGACCGGGAGGCGAGCCAGGAGTCGTGCAGCTCAAACTCCAACACCTCCTGGCCGGTGTCCGGCTCGCACGGCTACGGTGCCGACGATCTGGACTCGAAGTCGTCCACCTCACTGGACCCACCACCGCTGacctcgtcgtcatcgtcccaCGGTGGTGGAGGGCATCACGGCTCGTTTGCCGCTGGGGCCGGGACCGGCGACACAGCATCGTCCAGGACGCTCAAGGGCAGCGGCGCAGCAGGCGCCACCGCATCTGGGACGCGTGGCTCTGGACGGCGTAACGTGGGCGGCCGGCGTCCGCACAAACCCTCGAACCTGTcgccggaggaggaggagaagcGACGCGTACGGCGCGAGCGAAACAAGCAGGCCGCGGCCCGCTGCCGTCGGCGGCGCGAGGACCACACGAACGAGCTGGTCGACGAAACGGACCAGCTGGAGCAGCGACGCCAGACGCTGCAGAAGGAAATCCAGGAGCTCCAGCAGGAGAAGGACGAGCTAGAGTTTCTGCTTGAGACACACCGAGAACACTGCCGCCTGCAGGGCCGCAGGAGCCCGCTCGATATGAAGCCGACGGGGCTGATCGATGGGAACACAAATGCTGCGCTCCTACTGCCGATCatcaaaaccgaaccggaagagGAACtctcacagcagcagccaacgccaccgcagcagcagcagctgaagctGGCGCCTAACGATGCACAGAATGAAGCCCATCCGTTCCAAGGGGTACCGCCGGGGAAGAA GTTGAAGCTGTCGAACGTCATAGCGGACAGTTTGAATACCCCACCCACCGTCTCGCTTTCCCTGTCACGACCTGGAAGTCTCAACGTGAAACCGGAAGAGTTTCAGCTGGGGGGCGTGAGTGGTGGTACGCCCTCGAGCGGGCTGTTCAACTTCGAAAGCCTGATGCAAGGTGGTACCGGCCTCACACCGATCGCGGCTCCGATCAGCTTCTCAGCGAACCGCAACCCGCTCGAGCTCATCACCCCGACCTCCACCGAGCCGTCGAAGCTGTTCAGTCTATGA
- the LOC128274189 gene encoding ubiquitin-like modifier-activating enzyme 5 isoform X1 codes for MESQNTAPTNDGKEGRKRIEKMSAEVVDSNPYSRLMALQRMGIVSDYENIRQKSVAIVGIGGVGSVAADMLTRCGIGKLLLFDYDKVELANMNRLFYTPDQAGLSKVDAAMKTLNFINPDVAIVTHSYNITTVSNFAQFMEAIATGGLEPGSPVDLVLSCVDNFEARMAINTACNELMLYWFESGVSENAVSGHIQFVRPGETACFGCAPPLVVAENIDEKTLKREGVCAASLPTTMGIVAGVLVQNTLKYLLAFGTVSDYLGYNAMTDFFPKMALKPNPTCDDRFCVQRQREYLARPESERNVQGPQPEPEMPVHEENPYGIELVDDTEDDTPLDDGTRTSNISEGLEYAFPAANTSTIEERTPSTSAADSASLDQLMAQMNSLYRS; via the exons ATGGAAAGCCAGAATACGGCTCCCACAAACGATGGCAAAGAGGGACGGAAACGTATTGAAAAAATGTCGGCCGAAGTGGTAGATTCGAATCCGTACAGCCGCTTGATGGCCCTGCAGCGGATGGGAATTGTGTCCGACTATGAAAACATTCGCCAGAAAAGTGTGGCCATCGtag GTATTGGTGGCGTGGGGAGTGTGGCAGCCGATATGCTGACCCGATGTGGCATCGGTAAATTGCTGCTGTTCGACTACGACAAGGTCGAGCTGGCCAACATGAATCGACTGTTCTACACACCGGACCAGGCCGGCCTATCGAAGGTGGACGCGGCAATGAAAACGCTCAACTTTATCAATCCCGACGTGGCAATCGTAACGCACAGTTACAACATCACCACGGTGTCCAACTTTGCGCAATTCATGGAGGCGATTGCCACGGGCGGTTTGGAGCCGGGCTCACCGGTCGATCTGGTGCTAAGCTGTGTGGACAACTTCGAGGCGCGCATGGCCATCAATACGGCCTGCAACGAGCTGATGCTCTACTGGTTCGAGTCCGGCGTTTCGGAGAATGCGGTTTCGGGTCACATACAGTTCGTGCGACCGGGCGAAACGGCATGCTTCGGGTGTGCACCGCCCTTGGTGGTAGCGGAGAATATTGACGAGAAAACACTAAAACGCGAAGGCGTTTGTGCCGCTAGTctaccgacgacgatgggtaTCGTGGCGGGTGTACTTGTGCAGAACACGCTTAAGTATCTGCTAGCGTTCGGGACGGTATCGGACTATCTCGGGTACAATGCAATGACCGATTTCTTTCCGAAAATGGCactgaaaccgaacccaacGTGTGACGATCGGTTTTGTGTGCAGCGCCAGCGCGAGTATCTGGCACGGCCCGagagcgaacggaacgtgCAGGGCCcgcagccggaaccggagatgCCGGTGCACGAAGAGAATCCTTACGGTATCGAGCTGGTGGATGATACAGAGGATGATACGCCTCTAGATGATGGGACACGGACGAGCAACATTTCGGAAGGACTGGAGTATGCTTTTCCTGCCGCGAACACGAGCACGATCGAAGAACGAACCCCATCAACATCGGCCGCCGATAGTGCTAGCCTCGATCAACTGATGGCGCAAATGAATAGCCTGTATCGCTCGTAA
- the LOC128274189 gene encoding ubiquitin-like modifier-activating enzyme 5 isoform X2, which yields MLTRCGIGKLLLFDYDKVELANMNRLFYTPDQAGLSKVDAAMKTLNFINPDVAIVTHSYNITTVSNFAQFMEAIATGGLEPGSPVDLVLSCVDNFEARMAINTACNELMLYWFESGVSENAVSGHIQFVRPGETACFGCAPPLVVAENIDEKTLKREGVCAASLPTTMGIVAGVLVQNTLKYLLAFGTVSDYLGYNAMTDFFPKMALKPNPTCDDRFCVQRQREYLARPESERNVQGPQPEPEMPVHEENPYGIELVDDTEDDTPLDDGTRTSNISEGLEYAFPAANTSTIEERTPSTSAADSASLDQLMAQMNSLYRS from the coding sequence ATGCTGACCCGATGTGGCATCGGTAAATTGCTGCTGTTCGACTACGACAAGGTCGAGCTGGCCAACATGAATCGACTGTTCTACACACCGGACCAGGCCGGCCTATCGAAGGTGGACGCGGCAATGAAAACGCTCAACTTTATCAATCCCGACGTGGCAATCGTAACGCACAGTTACAACATCACCACGGTGTCCAACTTTGCGCAATTCATGGAGGCGATTGCCACGGGCGGTTTGGAGCCGGGCTCACCGGTCGATCTGGTGCTAAGCTGTGTGGACAACTTCGAGGCGCGCATGGCCATCAATACGGCCTGCAACGAGCTGATGCTCTACTGGTTCGAGTCCGGCGTTTCGGAGAATGCGGTTTCGGGTCACATACAGTTCGTGCGACCGGGCGAAACGGCATGCTTCGGGTGTGCACCGCCCTTGGTGGTAGCGGAGAATATTGACGAGAAAACACTAAAACGCGAAGGCGTTTGTGCCGCTAGTctaccgacgacgatgggtaTCGTGGCGGGTGTACTTGTGCAGAACACGCTTAAGTATCTGCTAGCGTTCGGGACGGTATCGGACTATCTCGGGTACAATGCAATGACCGATTTCTTTCCGAAAATGGCactgaaaccgaacccaacGTGTGACGATCGGTTTTGTGTGCAGCGCCAGCGCGAGTATCTGGCACGGCCCGagagcgaacggaacgtgCAGGGCCcgcagccggaaccggagatgCCGGTGCACGAAGAGAATCCTTACGGTATCGAGCTGGTGGATGATACAGAGGATGATACGCCTCTAGATGATGGGACACGGACGAGCAACATTTCGGAAGGACTGGAGTATGCTTTTCCTGCCGCGAACACGAGCACGATCGAAGAACGAACCCCATCAACATCGGCCGCCGATAGTGCTAGCCTCGATCAACTGATGGCGCAAATGAATAGCCTGTATCGCTCGTAA
- the LOC128274127 gene encoding N-terminal kinase-like protein isoform X2, translating to MWSFFSRDSSKDFPYEIGEPVQQFDAKSIWALHRGKRKATNDEVSVFTYDIRSGTEIKLELAKVAVKRLKTLRHPSILQFLDSLETDKVLYVATESVEPLGTHFNGLGGDGPQRDLHLSWGIFQITRALSFLNNDGNLRHNNVSVWSVFVNTSGEWKLGGLEYVSPAELPATPPIKIPPSLEIYDPPERNDANKLKTATKCSSDMWGLGCLVWESFNGPLKTRGNLKNIEGIPKSLAPLYCELVGAAPASRPNPADIITKCRKPGGFFKNDLVDSLLFLEEIQIKDKAEKTRFFSGLTAQLDNFPDTVCRHKILPQLITAYEYGDAGSAVLAPMFKLGRLLDEAEYQKRIVPCVVKLFASTDRVTRSRLLQQLDLFISHLQPNVVNDQIFPQIVHGFLDTNPTIREQTVKSIIHLAPKLNYNNLNVEVLRHFARLQSRDDQGGIRTNTTVCLGKIAPHLHPQVRQRVLVSAFIRAMRDPFPPSRVAGILALAATQQYFLLSEVATRILPALCPLTMDPEKSVRDPAFKTIRGFLGKLEKVSEDPSLRESMEADVHTATPSLGNAAATWAGWAVTAVTAKFYRSQSDTARPRPPLTGKTLSKPASLEQPSSSSISTTTSSVTSMTSLEHESADTSASASDYGPDNWDHENWGDMDTSQDPSSPIAATSNQLNTNLNMIGSVNDVRDGWDNEDWGSLEEDPNETELNEKDEDEHNQAQQKEAALSSVTGNTVAKPTANNSNNSNSNSSCSSSSNSATHSNTNNNLTNHMNSPSKMIALKNMNNLLNSTSSMPTTNTANSNVNWNSRDGWGDGDFEPLDEPSTGNVKLEEARRKREEKKMQRQRELEARRAARAVGAGSGPLKLGVKKM from the exons ATGTGgtcctttttctctcgcgATTCGTCGAAAGACTTCCCGTACGAAATCGGCGAACCGGTGCAACAGTTCGACGCAAAGAGCATCTGGGCACTGCACCGTGGCAAGCGGAAAGCAACCAACGATGAGGTGTCCGTCTTCACGTACGACATCCGGAGTGGCACGGAAATCAAATTGGAGCTAGCGAAGGTCGCGGTGAAGCGACTGAAGACGCTGCGCCATCCTAGCATTCTGCAATTTCTTGACAGTCTGGAGACGGACAAGGTGCTGTACGTGGCCACCGAATCGGTGGAACCGCTCGGGACGCACTTCAACGGGTTGGGCGGCGATGGACCACAACGGGATCTCCACCTTTCGTGGGGCATCTTTCAGATTACG CGTGCACTATCGTTCCTCAATAACGACGGTAATCTGCGGCACAACAACGTTTCGGTTTGGTCTGTGTTCGTGAACACATCCGGCGAGTGGAAACTGGGCGGTTTGGAATATGTCTCGCCCGCGGAGCTGCCGGCAACACCGCCGATTAAAATACCACCTTCACTTGAAATTTACGATCCACCTGAGCGAAACGATGCTAACAAGCTGAAGACGGCCACCAAGTGCTCCAGCGATATGTGGGGTCTCGGGTGTCTTGTGTGGGAATCGTTCAATGGTCCGTTGAAGACGCGTGGCAATCTGAAGAATATCGAGGGG ATTCCTAAATCGCTAGCCCCGCTGTACTGTGAGTTAGTTGGGGCGGCGCCTGCAAGCCGTCCTAATCCCGCAGATATCATCACGAAGTGCCGCAAGCCGGGCGGATTCTTCAAGAACGATTTAGTCGATTCGCTTCTATTTTTGGAGGAAATACAAATTAAGGATAAGGCGGAGAAGACACGATTTTTCAGTGGTCTTACTGCGCAGCTGGACAACTTTCCTGACACAGTCTGCAG GCACAAAATACTTCCTCAATTAATAACGGCCTATGAGTATGGCGATGCAGGGTCGGCTGTGTTGGCACCGATGTTTAAG CTAGGGCGCCTATTGGATGAGGCTGAGTACCAGAAGCGAATCGTGCCGTGTGTGGTGAAGCTGTTCGCTTCCACGGACCGTGTAACGCGATCACGTTTGCTGCAACAGCTCGATCTATTTATCTCGCACCTCCAGCCAAACGTAGTGAACGACCAAATATTTCCCCAGATAGTACACGGGTTTCTCGACACTAACCCAACCATCCGGGAACAAACCGTCAAA TCTATAATCCATCTTGCACCGAAGCTGAACTATAACAATCTCAACGTAGAAGTGTTACGCCATTTCGCACGACTTCAATCTCGCGATGATCAAGGCGGCATACGCACGAACACAACCGTATGTCTTGGCAAAATAGCCCCACACCTTCACCCGCAG GTACGACAACGTGTTCTCGTGTCGGCGTTCATACGGGCAATGCGGGATCCGTTTCCGCCGTCTCGCGTCGCTGGAATTCTTGCGCTTGCCGCCACCCAACAGTACTTTTTATTGAGCGAGGTAGCCACACGTATCTTGCCGGCGCTCTGTCCGCTCACGATGGATCCGGAAAAGTCGGTACGTGATCCGGCCTTCAAGACAATTCGCGGCTTTCTCGGAAAGCTTGAAAAGGTATCGGAAGATCCCAGTCTGAGGGAAAGCATGG AGGCTGACGTTCATACGGCAACACCGTCTTTGGGAAATGCTGCTGCGACGTGGGCCGGTTGGGCCGTGACAGCCGTGACTGCCAAATTTTATCGCAGCCAAAGTGACACTGCCCGTCCGCGGCCTCCACTAACTGGTAAAACATTGAGTAAACCTGCTTCTTTGG AACAACCATCAAGTAGCAGCATTTCGACTACGACTAGTAGCGTCACGTCAATGACTTCACTAGAGCACGAAAGTGCGGACACGTCGGCTTCGGCCAGCGACTACGGACCCGACAACTGGGATCATGAAAATTGGGGAGATATGGAT ACCTCGCAAGATCCAAGCAGTCCAATAGCCGCAACATCCAATCAGCTTAATACTAACCTGAACATGATTGGCAGTGTCAATGACGTGAGAGACGGATGGGACAATGAAGATTGGGGTAGTCTTGAGGAAGATCcg AACGAAACTGAACTAAACGAAAAGGATGAAGACGAACACAATCAGGCGCAGCAGAAGGAGGCAGCACT TTCATCTGTTACTGGCAACACAGTTGCAAAGCCGACAGCCAACAACAGCAATAATAGCAACAGTAACAGTAGttgcagtagcagcagtaacAGTGCCACTcacagcaacaccaacaacaacctaACCAATCACATGAATAGTCCGAGCAAGATGATTGCTTTGAAAAATATGAACAATCTATTGAATAGTACGAGCAGTATGCCCACCACGAATACCGCCAATTCCAATGTAAACTGGAACAGTAGGGACGGTTGGGGTGACGGAGACTTTGAGCCCCTGGACGAGCCGAGCACGG GCAATGTAAAGCTTGAAGAAGCACGTCGGAAAcgggaggaaaagaaaatgcaacGTCAGCGAGAATTAGAAGCCAGAAGAGCAGCTCGTGCAGTAGGTGCAGGAAGTGGCCCATTGAAACTAGGTGTGAAAAAGATGTAA
- the LOC128274127 gene encoding N-terminal kinase-like protein isoform X1, with the protein MWSFFSRDSSKDFPYEIGEPVQQFDAKSIWALHRGKRKATNDEVSVFTYDIRSGTEIKLELAKVAVKRLKTLRHPSILQFLDSLETDKVLYVATESVEPLGTHFNGLGGDGPQRDLHLSWGIFQITRALSFLNNDGNLRHNNVSVWSVFVNTSGEWKLGGLEYVSPAELPATPPIKIPPSLEIYDPPERNDANKLKTATKCSSDMWGLGCLVWESFNGPLKTRGNLKNIEGIPKSLAPLYCELVGAAPASRPNPADIITKCRKPGGFFKNDLVDSLLFLEEIQIKDKAEKTRFFSGLTAQLDNFPDTVCRHKILPQLITAYEYGDAGSAVLAPMFKLGRLLDEAEYQKRIVPCVVKLFASTDRVTRSRLLQQLDLFISHLQPNVVNDQIFPQIVHGFLDTNPTIREQTVKSIIHLAPKLNYNNLNVEVLRHFARLQSRDDQGGIRTNTTVCLGKIAPHLHPQVRQRVLVSAFIRAMRDPFPPSRVAGILALAATQQYFLLSEVATRILPALCPLTMDPEKSVRDPAFKTIRGFLGKLEKVSEDPSLRESMEADVHTATPSLGNAAATWAGWAVTAVTAKFYRSQSDTARPRPPLTGKTLSKPASLEQPSSSSISTTTSSVTSMTSLEHESADTSASASDYGPDNWDHENWGDMDTSQDPSSPIAATSNQLNTNLNMIGSVNDVRDGWDNEDWGSLEEDPNETELNEKDEDEHNQAQQKEAALLLPSPYVVSSSINSTNAITNSTPFIGSSSTNIRNATLNTAVSSSSSSSNNSTTNNTTSSSVTGNTVAKPTANNSNNSNSNSSCSSSSNSATHSNTNNNLTNHMNSPSKMIALKNMNNLLNSTSSMPTTNTANSNVNWNSRDGWGDGDFEPLDEPSTGNVKLEEARRKREEKKMQRQRELEARRAARAVGAGSGPLKLGVKKM; encoded by the exons ATGTGgtcctttttctctcgcgATTCGTCGAAAGACTTCCCGTACGAAATCGGCGAACCGGTGCAACAGTTCGACGCAAAGAGCATCTGGGCACTGCACCGTGGCAAGCGGAAAGCAACCAACGATGAGGTGTCCGTCTTCACGTACGACATCCGGAGTGGCACGGAAATCAAATTGGAGCTAGCGAAGGTCGCGGTGAAGCGACTGAAGACGCTGCGCCATCCTAGCATTCTGCAATTTCTTGACAGTCTGGAGACGGACAAGGTGCTGTACGTGGCCACCGAATCGGTGGAACCGCTCGGGACGCACTTCAACGGGTTGGGCGGCGATGGACCACAACGGGATCTCCACCTTTCGTGGGGCATCTTTCAGATTACG CGTGCACTATCGTTCCTCAATAACGACGGTAATCTGCGGCACAACAACGTTTCGGTTTGGTCTGTGTTCGTGAACACATCCGGCGAGTGGAAACTGGGCGGTTTGGAATATGTCTCGCCCGCGGAGCTGCCGGCAACACCGCCGATTAAAATACCACCTTCACTTGAAATTTACGATCCACCTGAGCGAAACGATGCTAACAAGCTGAAGACGGCCACCAAGTGCTCCAGCGATATGTGGGGTCTCGGGTGTCTTGTGTGGGAATCGTTCAATGGTCCGTTGAAGACGCGTGGCAATCTGAAGAATATCGAGGGG ATTCCTAAATCGCTAGCCCCGCTGTACTGTGAGTTAGTTGGGGCGGCGCCTGCAAGCCGTCCTAATCCCGCAGATATCATCACGAAGTGCCGCAAGCCGGGCGGATTCTTCAAGAACGATTTAGTCGATTCGCTTCTATTTTTGGAGGAAATACAAATTAAGGATAAGGCGGAGAAGACACGATTTTTCAGTGGTCTTACTGCGCAGCTGGACAACTTTCCTGACACAGTCTGCAG GCACAAAATACTTCCTCAATTAATAACGGCCTATGAGTATGGCGATGCAGGGTCGGCTGTGTTGGCACCGATGTTTAAG CTAGGGCGCCTATTGGATGAGGCTGAGTACCAGAAGCGAATCGTGCCGTGTGTGGTGAAGCTGTTCGCTTCCACGGACCGTGTAACGCGATCACGTTTGCTGCAACAGCTCGATCTATTTATCTCGCACCTCCAGCCAAACGTAGTGAACGACCAAATATTTCCCCAGATAGTACACGGGTTTCTCGACACTAACCCAACCATCCGGGAACAAACCGTCAAA TCTATAATCCATCTTGCACCGAAGCTGAACTATAACAATCTCAACGTAGAAGTGTTACGCCATTTCGCACGACTTCAATCTCGCGATGATCAAGGCGGCATACGCACGAACACAACCGTATGTCTTGGCAAAATAGCCCCACACCTTCACCCGCAG GTACGACAACGTGTTCTCGTGTCGGCGTTCATACGGGCAATGCGGGATCCGTTTCCGCCGTCTCGCGTCGCTGGAATTCTTGCGCTTGCCGCCACCCAACAGTACTTTTTATTGAGCGAGGTAGCCACACGTATCTTGCCGGCGCTCTGTCCGCTCACGATGGATCCGGAAAAGTCGGTACGTGATCCGGCCTTCAAGACAATTCGCGGCTTTCTCGGAAAGCTTGAAAAGGTATCGGAAGATCCCAGTCTGAGGGAAAGCATGG AGGCTGACGTTCATACGGCAACACCGTCTTTGGGAAATGCTGCTGCGACGTGGGCCGGTTGGGCCGTGACAGCCGTGACTGCCAAATTTTATCGCAGCCAAAGTGACACTGCCCGTCCGCGGCCTCCACTAACTGGTAAAACATTGAGTAAACCTGCTTCTTTGG AACAACCATCAAGTAGCAGCATTTCGACTACGACTAGTAGCGTCACGTCAATGACTTCACTAGAGCACGAAAGTGCGGACACGTCGGCTTCGGCCAGCGACTACGGACCCGACAACTGGGATCATGAAAATTGGGGAGATATGGAT ACCTCGCAAGATCCAAGCAGTCCAATAGCCGCAACATCCAATCAGCTTAATACTAACCTGAACATGATTGGCAGTGTCAATGACGTGAGAGACGGATGGGACAATGAAGATTGGGGTAGTCTTGAGGAAGATCcg AACGAAACTGAACTAAACGAAAAGGATGAAGACGAACACAATCAGGCGCAGCAGAAGGAGGCAGCACTGTTGCTACCTTCGCCATATGTTGTTTCTTCCTCGATCAACAGCACCAATGCCATCACTAATAGCACTCCTTTCATTGGCAGTAGTTCAACCAACATTAGAAATGCGACCTTAAACAcagcagtcagcagcagcagcagcagcagcaataacAGTACGACCAACAATACGACTAGTTCATCTGTTACTGGCAACACAGTTGCAAAGCCGACAGCCAACAACAGCAATAATAGCAACAGTAACAGTAGttgcagtagcagcagtaacAGTGCCACTcacagcaacaccaacaacaacctaACCAATCACATGAATAGTCCGAGCAAGATGATTGCTTTGAAAAATATGAACAATCTATTGAATAGTACGAGCAGTATGCCCACCACGAATACCGCCAATTCCAATGTAAACTGGAACAGTAGGGACGGTTGGGGTGACGGAGACTTTGAGCCCCTGGACGAGCCGAGCACGG GCAATGTAAAGCTTGAAGAAGCACGTCGGAAAcgggaggaaaagaaaatgcaacGTCAGCGAGAATTAGAAGCCAGAAGAGCAGCTCGTGCAGTAGGTGCAGGAAGTGGCCCATTGAAACTAGGTGTGAAAAAGATGTAA
- the LOC128274161 gene encoding transcription factor kayak isoform X1: MTRDDNVLLNDVYFNAYNTNSPLTPLTPMSKLFAPFEGIGVHSGVPTRTTSTLTPTTLKNIEQSVMGITNDNQIHLPYQAGFVPPPYPLEEHSQDREASQESCSSNSNTSWPVSGSHGYGADDLDSKSSTSLDPPPLTSSSSSHGGGGHHGSFAAGAGTGDTASSRTLKGSGAAGATASGTRGSGRRNVGGRRPHKPSNLSPEEEEKRRVRRERNKQAAARCRRRREDHTNELVDETDQLEQRRQTLQKEIQELQQEKDELEFLLETHREHCRLQGRRSPLDMKPTGLIDGNTNAALLLPIIKTEPEEELSQQQPTPPQQQQLKLAPNDAQNEAHPFQGVPPGKKLKLSNVIADSLNTPPTVSLSLSRPGSLNVKPEEFQLGGVSGGTPSSGLFNFESLMQGGTGLTPIAAPISFSANRNPLELITPTSTEPSKLFSL; the protein is encoded by the exons TTTGCACCGTTCGAGGGCATCGGGGTGCACAGCGGAGTGCCGACACGCACCACGTCCACGCTCACCCCGACCACACTGAAGAATATCGAGCAGAGCGTCATGGGGATAACGAACGACAACCAGATCCACCTACCGTACCAGGCGGGTTTCGTGCCACCGCCGTACCCGCTCGAGGAACACAGCCAGGACCGGGAGGCGAGCCAGGAGTCGTGCAGCTCAAACTCCAACACCTCCTGGCCGGTGTCCGGCTCGCACGGCTACGGTGCCGACGATCTGGACTCGAAGTCGTCCACCTCACTGGACCCACCACCGCTGacctcgtcgtcatcgtcccaCGGTGGTGGAGGGCATCACGGCTCGTTTGCCGCTGGGGCCGGGACCGGCGACACAGCATCGTCCAGGACGCTCAAGGGCAGCGGCGCAGCAGGCGCCACCGCATCTGGGACGCGTGGCTCTGGACGGCGTAACGTGGGCGGCCGGCGTCCGCACAAACCCTCGAACCTGTcgccggaggaggaggagaagcGACGCGTACGGCGCGAGCGAAACAAGCAGGCCGCGGCCCGCTGCCGTCGGCGGCGCGAGGACCACACGAACGAGCTGGTCGACGAAACGGACCAGCTGGAGCAGCGACGCCAGACGCTGCAGAAGGAAATCCAGGAGCTCCAGCAGGAGAAGGACGAGCTAGAGTTTCTGCTTGAGACACACCGAGAACACTGCCGCCTGCAGGGCCGCAGGAGCCCGCTCGATATGAAGCCGACGGGGCTGATCGATGGGAACACAAATGCTGCGCTCCTACTGCCGATCatcaaaaccgaaccggaagagGAACtctcacagcagcagccaacgccaccgcagcagcagcagctgaagctGGCGCCTAACGATGCACAGAATGAAGCCCATCCGTTCCAAGGGGTACCGCCGGGGAAGAA GTTGAAGCTGTCGAACGTCATAGCGGACAGTTTGAATACCCCACCCACCGTCTCGCTTTCCCTGTCACGACCTGGAAGTCTCAACGTGAAACCGGAAGAGTTTCAGCTGGGGGGCGTGAGTGGTGGTACGCCCTCGAGCGGGCTGTTCAACTTCGAAAGCCTGATGCAAGGTGGTACCGGCCTCACACCGATCGCGGCTCCGATCAGCTTCTCAGCGAACCGCAACCCGCTCGAGCTCATCACCCCGACCTCCACCGAGCCGTCGAAGCTGTTCAGTCTATGA
- the LOC128274215 gene encoding probable glucosamine 6-phosphate N-acetyltransferase — MGAPVSEQELSLYDPSILLGLDFFRSPAKFSPRISAAVPGETWLKVRPLQTGDFYRGFVQILSQLTKVGDISFTQFLNRFAEMKASGDYYITVIVDSRIDKIVGSATLVLERKFIHGCGVRGRLEDVVVDDTYRGKQLGKLIVVTVTLLADYLGCYKMSLDCKDKLIPFYTAIGYVLEPGNANTMTVRYEPGASGVAITRNRTATSDKPLDTEPS, encoded by the exons ATGGGTGCTCCCGTGTCAGAA CAAGAGCTTTCGCTCTATGATCCGTCGATACTGCTGGGCTTGGATTTCTTCCGCTCGCCAGCCAAATTCAGCCCTCGTATATCGGCCGCCGTTCCTGGGGAAACTTGGCTGAAAGTGCGACCACTTCAAACGGGAGACTTTTACCGCGGCTTCGTACAGATACTGTCGCAGCTGACCAAAGTAGGCGATATTTCGTTTACACAGTTTCTGA ATCGTTTCGCTGAGATGAAAGCTAGCGGTGACTACTACATTACAGTTATCGTCGATTCGCGGATTGACAAAATCGTCGGGAGCGCCACATTAGTGCTCGAGCGGAAATTCATCCATGGTTGTGGGGTCCGCGGTCGGCTAGAGGACGTCGTGGTGGACGACACATATCGCGGCAAGCAGCTGGGAAAACT GATCGTCGTCACTGTGACGCTTCTGGCGGATTATCTGGGCTGCTACAAGATGTCCCTGGATTGCAAAGACAAGCTGATACCGTTTTACACCGCAATCGGCTACGTGCTAGAACCGGGTAATGCGAACACTATGACCGTACGCTACGAACCTGGGGCCAGTGGTGTAGCAATAACCAGGAATCGAACGGCAACCAGTGATAAACCGTTAGACACGGAGCCATCCTGA